A single Tachypleus tridentatus isolate NWPU-2018 chromosome 9, ASM421037v1, whole genome shotgun sequence DNA region contains:
- the LOC143226042 gene encoding uncharacterized protein LOC143226042 isoform X4, whose product MVLKSDSPTGYYVQQRPWTPTKRRGPIAAEYTSPGPAAFTLPSTIGAGSRESSGTKSPAYSFGVKTEEKREIIKPGPGSYNISGLSEKGKDVVQAPTISGRLQEPAPFKTPAPGAYSPEKASKTVLNGSPSYTFGNKAKDPKHDNFPAPNSYNLDIWENTQAQSPCYSMGIKLNDATINKNPGPGSYNIPSNNVSKVKSPAYSLSQRTPIITDRTQKPGPGTHSPEKVWINKQNSPQYSFGIRHTPYIVIPTFKS is encoded by the exons AGCGACTCTCCCACGGGCTATTATGTCCAGCAGCGACCGTGGACTCCCACCAAAAGGAGAGGTCCCATAGCGGCAGAGTACACCAGCCCAGGGCCAGCTGCATTCACACTACCTTCAACTATCG GTGCAGGAAGTCGGGAATCGTCGGGTACAAAGTCACCAGCATACAGCTTCGGAGTTAA aacagaaGAAAAGAGAGAAATCATTAAGCCTGGTCCCGGCAGCTATAATATTTCTGGTCTTTCCGAAAAAGGAAAGGATGTAGTTCAGGCTCCTACCATCTCTGGTCGACTACAAGAGCCTGCGCCATTCAAAACCCCTGCCCCTGGAGCTTATAGCCCTGAAAAAGCAAGCAAGACAGTTCTAAATGGATCACCTAGTTATACTTTTGGTAACAAAGCCAAGGATCCTAAACATGACAATTTTCCAG CTCCAAACTCGTATAATTTGGATATATGGGAAAATACTCAAGCCCAGTCTCCCTGTTACTCGATGGGAATTAAACTGAACGATGCTACAATAAACAAG AACCCAGGGCCAGGATCGTACAATATCCCTTCGAATAATGTCTCTAAGGTTAAATCCCCGGCATACTCCCTCAGCCAGCGAACTCCTATAATAACTGACCGTACCCAGAAGCCAGGTCCAGGAACTCACTCTCCTGAGAAA GTGTGGATTAATAAACAGAACTCACCTCAATATTCTTTTGGCATCAGACACACGCCATACATAGTCATTCCAACTTTTAAATCTTAG
- the LOC143226042 gene encoding uncharacterized protein LOC143226042 isoform X2 has protein sequence MYLEKYTREKDSSDSPTGYYVQQRPWTPTKRRGPIAAEYTSPGPAAFTLPSTIGAGSRESSGTKSPAYSFGVKTEEKREIIKPGPGSYNISGLSEKGKDVVQAPTISGRLQEPAPFKTPAPGAYSPEKASKTVLNGSPSYTFGNKAKDPKHDNFPAPNSYNLDIWENTQAQSPCYSMGIKLNDATINKNPGPGSYNIPSNNVSKVKSPAYSLSQRTPIITDRTQKPGPGTHSPEKVWINKQNSPQYSFGIRHTPYIVIPTFKS, from the exons AGCGACTCTCCCACGGGCTATTATGTCCAGCAGCGACCGTGGACTCCCACCAAAAGGAGAGGTCCCATAGCGGCAGAGTACACCAGCCCAGGGCCAGCTGCATTCACACTACCTTCAACTATCG GTGCAGGAAGTCGGGAATCGTCGGGTACAAAGTCACCAGCATACAGCTTCGGAGTTAA aacagaaGAAAAGAGAGAAATCATTAAGCCTGGTCCCGGCAGCTATAATATTTCTGGTCTTTCCGAAAAAGGAAAGGATGTAGTTCAGGCTCCTACCATCTCTGGTCGACTACAAGAGCCTGCGCCATTCAAAACCCCTGCCCCTGGAGCTTATAGCCCTGAAAAAGCAAGCAAGACAGTTCTAAATGGATCACCTAGTTATACTTTTGGTAACAAAGCCAAGGATCCTAAACATGACAATTTTCCAG CTCCAAACTCGTATAATTTGGATATATGGGAAAATACTCAAGCCCAGTCTCCCTGTTACTCGATGGGAATTAAACTGAACGATGCTACAATAAACAAG AACCCAGGGCCAGGATCGTACAATATCCCTTCGAATAATGTCTCTAAGGTTAAATCCCCGGCATACTCCCTCAGCCAGCGAACTCCTATAATAACTGACCGTACCCAGAAGCCAGGTCCAGGAACTCACTCTCCTGAGAAA GTGTGGATTAATAAACAGAACTCACCTCAATATTCTTTTGGCATCAGACACACGCCATACATAGTCATTCCAACTTTTAAATCTTAG